The Cydia pomonella isolate Wapato2018A chromosome 17, ilCydPomo1, whole genome shotgun sequence genome includes a window with the following:
- the LOC133527161 gene encoding collagenase-like: MKVVIVLCVISLVAGAVIDAPASSSVEIDYHNKIGIPLAARRKAAEEALDFHGARIVGRKATSLGQYPYMAGVIITLANGRISICGSSLLTNTRALTAAHCWTTFYTQARFFTVVLGSTTLFSGGTRVVTADVEIHSGYSIFTLANDIAIMKFPWVTYTNNIRSIAIATGNQDFAGTWAWASGWGVTTNGGSVTTDAFLSHVLVPVISNEECADTYTTHIIRDTNICVATTGGRGPCIGDAGGPLATADNSLLIGVMSFTHDRGCDAGPTGFSRVSAYTAWIHARL, translated from the coding sequence ATGAAGGTTGTCATCGTGCTCTGTGTGATCAGTCTGGTTGCTGGTGCAGTCATAGATGCTCCCGCCAGCTCCAGCGTGGAGATCGACTACCACAACAAGATCGGCATTCCGCTGGCGGCTCGCAGAAAGGCGGCCGAGGAGGCTTTAGACTTCCACGGTGCCAGGATCGTGGGCAGAAAAGCTACCTCTCTCGGACAGTACCCTTACATGGCCGGAGTGATCATCACCCTGGCGAACGGACGCATCTCCATCTGCGGCTCCTCCCTGCTGACCAACACCCGCGCTCTCACCGCCGCCCACTGCTGGACCACGTTCTACACCCAGGCTCGCTTCTTCACAGTCGTCTTGGGCTCGACCACACTATTTTCCGGCGGTACTAGGGTGGTCACAGCTGACGTCGAGATTCACTCTGGCTACAGTATATTTACGCTCGCCAACGATATAGCTATCATGAAATTTCCGTGGGTCACCTACACCAACAACATTCGGTCTATTGCTATTGCGACTGGCAACCAGGATTTCGCAGGTACCTGGGCCTGGGCTTCCGGCTGGGGTGTGACTACCAACGGTGGCTCCGTCACGACCGACGCGTTCTTGTCACACGTGCTTGTGCCGGTTATCAGCAACGAAGAGTGCGCAGACACGTACACTACGCATATCATTCGGGATACAAATATCTGTGTGGCTACGACTGGTGGCCGGGGGCCGTGCATTGGCGACGCAGGCGGCCCGCTGGCCACCGCGGATAACAGCCTGCTGATCGGCGTGATGTCCTTCACCCACGATCGCGGCTGCGACGCTGGCCCCACTGGCTTCAGCCGCGTCTCTGCCTACACTGCCTGGATCCATGCCCGTCTCTAA